Proteins from one Camelina sativa cultivar DH55 chromosome 8, Cs, whole genome shotgun sequence genomic window:
- the LOC104706417 gene encoding uncharacterized protein LOC104706417, translating to MSSSASASATDTNTKLSSSSLPAVESVTCDTCGFAEECTPAYIHRVKERHKGHWLCGLCAEAVKDEVVRSSTRISVEEALRRHTTFCHRFRSWSPDEEQDPISVIGRILRRSLDGSPQRTTTRTSSSSALPGIDGVASRRSLLRSGSCFPSLST from the coding sequence atgtcatcatcagcatcagcaTCAGCCACGGATACTAACACTAAGCTGTCGTCGTCTTCTTTGCCGGCGGTGGAGTCTGTCACGTGCGACACGTGCGGTTTCGCTGAGGAGTGTACACCTGCTTACATCCACCGTGTCAAAGAACGTCACAAGGGACACTGGCTTTGTGGGCTTTGCGCTGAGGCTGTCAAAGACGAGGTGGTTCGATCTTCCACTCGTATCTCCGTCGAAGAAGCTCTCCGTCGTCACACAACGTTTTGCCACCGTTTCCGTTCTTGGAGCCCCGACGAGGAGCAAGATCCGATCTCGGTCATTGGTAGGATCTTGCGGCGGAGCCTCGACGGTTCTCCTCAGAGAACAACCACGAGGACGAGCTCGAGCAGTGCTTTGCCTGGGATCGACGGTGTTGCGTCACGACGGTCGCTTCTCCGATCTGGGAGTTGTTTCCCGTCTCTCTCTACGTGA
- the LOC104709252 gene encoding uncharacterized protein LOC104709252, with product MSTTGKQLSSSSGSLVSTSSSTTVSPYTLSSSDNPSTVNSYVLLNGENYNEWSAEMLNALQAKRKTGSVDGSITKPSSDDPNFENWKTVNSMIVGWIRASIEVKVKSTVTFISDANLLWDETDELKTYQASAVCPHGSTMSTLIKERDNEKFHQFVMGLDNSRFGGICTSMINMDPLPSLGVAYSKVIREEQRLASSRHQEQWQEAVGFVVHRELVSPSMIAENQPVNRVESSIVRSRPVLCSHCGRTGNEKKDCWSLVSFPDWWMDRNGAGRGSGGRGSSGRGAEITSTNSSDKLSGKPKFGDVILDMTGNLTLLTNIGPISPCSDRFSRTLIGRGEECDGVYYLTDVATVKIHIVNVSSDQALWHQRLGDPSYSVLSVLPMVSVSGSSNSYLSCDVCFRAKQTREVFPDSINKVSDCFSLIHCDVCGPYRVPSSCGAVYFLTIVDDFSRSVWTYLLLEKSEVHTVLTNFPAYTDKKFGKPVKTVRSDNET from the exons ATGTCTACCACCGGAAAACAGCTGTCTAGTTCGTCTGGATCTCTTGTCTCAACGTCATCTTCAACGACGGTGTCACCATACACTCTGTCCAGCTCCGACAACCCGAGTACCGTGAACTCCTATGTTCTGTTGAATGGAGAAAATTACAATGAGTGGTCTGCAGAGATGTTGAATGCTCTTCAAGCCAAGAGAAAAACTGGTTCTGTTGATGGGTCTATCACGAAACCTTCAAGCGATGATCCTAACTTCGAGAATTGGAAGACGGTGAATTCGATGATTGTAGGTTGGATTCGAGCCTCGATCGAGGTCAAGGTGAAATCAACTGTTACGTTTATCTCTGATGCTAACCTTTTGTGGGATGAAACG GATGAGTTGAAGACTTATCAAGCAAGTGCAGTATGTCCTCATGGTTCAACTATGTCTACACTGATCAAAGAACGAGACAATGAAAAGTTTCATCAGTTTGTCATGGGACTCGACAATTCACGTTTTGGTGGGATATGTACAAGTATGATTAATATGGATCCACTTCCGTCTCTCGGTGTTGCCTACTCCAAAGTAATACGAGAAGAACAACGACTTGCTTCTTCACGACATCAGGAACAATGGCAGGAGGCTGTGGGTTTTGTCGTACATCGCGAGTTGGTTTCTCCATCCATGATCGCTGAGAATCAACCTGTGAATCGTGTGGAATCCTCTATTGTCAGGTCTCGTCCTGTGTTGTGCTCACATTGTGGTCGGACGGGGAATGAAAAGAAGGATTGTTGGTCTCTAGTTAGTTTCCCTGACTGGTGGATGGATCGTAATGGTGCTGGTCGCGGCTCCGGTGGTCGTGGTAGCAGTGGTCGAGGCGCTG AAATAACCTCTACTAATAGTTCTGATAAGTTATCTGGTAAGCCAAAGTTTGGCGATGTTATCCTTGATATGACTGGGAACCTTACACTCTTGACTAACATTGGTCCTATTTCACCTTGTTCG GACCGTTTTTCGAGGACTTTGATTGGAAGAGGTGAAGAGTGTGATGGGGtttactatctgacggatgtTGCAACCGTAAAGATTCACATAGTTAATGTCTCTTCTGATCAAGCTTTGTGGCATCAACGGTTGGGTGATCCAAGTTATTCGGTGCTTTCGGTTTTGCCTATGGTTTCTGTTTCTGGTTCTTCTAATAGCTATTTGTCTTGTGACGTGTGTTTTCGAGCTAAGCAAACTAGAGAAGTTTTTCCTGATAGTATCAATAAAGTTTcagattgtttttctttaattcattgTGATGTGTGCGGACCGTATCGTGTTCCCTCTTCTTGCGGTGCAGTTTATTTCTTGACTATTGTCGACGATTTCTCAAGATCAGTGTGGACATATCTATTGCTTGAGAAATCAGAAGTGCATACTGTTCTTACTAATTTTCCAGCATACACCGATAAAAAGTTTGGCAAGCCAGTCAAAACAGTTCGTAGTGACAATGAGACATAA